From Anas acuta chromosome 11, bAnaAcu1.1, whole genome shotgun sequence, the proteins below share one genomic window:
- the HESX1 gene encoding homeobox expressed in ES cells 1 isoform X2 → MASTSLCAANTSASQNLSENKTTQCSFSIESILGLEQKKDGIPAVKPHRPWMDACTNLGDDSNSHLQIPVVSYENSLFHANSDPMQEEKVLKCEKYFSVTERLSFKRELSWYRGRRPRTAFNRNQIEVLENVFKMNSYPGIDIREELAHKLDLDEDRIQIWFQNRRAKLKRSHRESQFLMVKNTFTSSLLE, encoded by the exons ATGGCAAGTACATCGCTGTGTGCTGCTAATACATCGGCGTCTCAgaatctttcagaaaataaaaccacacagtGTTCCTTTTCCATTGAAAGTATTTTGGGATTGGAGCAGAAAAAAGATGGCATTCCTGCAGTGAAACCTCACAGACCATGGATGGATGCATGCACCAACTTGG GTGATGACAGTAATTCCCATCTGCAAATCCCTGTTGTTTCCTATGaaaattcattatttcatgCTAACAGTGATCCaatgcaagaggaaaaagttttgaaatgtgaaaaatatttttcagtcactGAAAGGCTATCTTTCAAACGAGAATTGAGCTGGTACAGGGGTAGAAGACCAAGAACTGCTTTCAATAGAAACCAG ATTGAAgtcttggaaaatgtttttaaaatgaactccTACCCCGGCATTGATATTAGAGAAGAACTGGCTCACAAATTAGACTTAGATGAAGACAGGATCCAG ATCTGGTTTCAGAACCGTCGTGCAAAGCTGAAGAGATCACACCGAGAATCACAGTTTCTAATGGTGAAAAATACTTTCACCTCCAGCCTGCTAGAGTAG
- the HESX1 gene encoding homeobox expressed in ES cells 1 isoform X1, with protein sequence MLAEGEIMASTSLCAANTSASQNLSENKTTQCSFSIESILGLEQKKDGIPAVKPHRPWMDACTNLVLGDDSNSHLQIPVVSYENSLFHANSDPMQEEKVLKCEKYFSVTERLSFKRELSWYRGRRPRTAFNRNQIEVLENVFKMNSYPGIDIREELAHKLDLDEDRIQIWFQNRRAKLKRSHRESQFLMVKNTFTSSLLE encoded by the exons ATGCTAGCTGAAGGTGAAATCATGGCAAGTACATCGCTGTGTGCTGCTAATACATCGGCGTCTCAgaatctttcagaaaataaaaccacacagtGTTCCTTTTCCATTGAAAGTATTTTGGGATTGGAGCAGAAAAAAGATGGCATTCCTGCAGTGAAACCTCACAGACCATGGATGGATGCATGCACCAACTTGG TTTTAGGTGATGACAGTAATTCCCATCTGCAAATCCCTGTTGTTTCCTATGaaaattcattatttcatgCTAACAGTGATCCaatgcaagaggaaaaagttttgaaatgtgaaaaatatttttcagtcactGAAAGGCTATCTTTCAAACGAGAATTGAGCTGGTACAGGGGTAGAAGACCAAGAACTGCTTTCAATAGAAACCAG ATTGAAgtcttggaaaatgtttttaaaatgaactccTACCCCGGCATTGATATTAGAGAAGAACTGGCTCACAAATTAGACTTAGATGAAGACAGGATCCAG ATCTGGTTTCAGAACCGTCGTGCAAAGCTGAAGAGATCACACCGAGAATCACAGTTTCTAATGGTGAAAAATACTTTCACCTCCAGCCTGCTAGAGTAG